A portion of the Micromonospora tarapacensis genome contains these proteins:
- the urtC gene encoding urea ABC transporter permease subunit UrtC, which yields MTTVARDAVAAVDPAPPPDKPAAGPSRHRFRAVAGFAFGAALLFAVAPLLLSDFRLSLLAKYLCVAMVAVGIGLAWGRGGMLALGQGVFFGLGGYAMAMHLKLADAGPGNMPDFMMLYGQLDELPLWWRPFASPWFALPATVLLPMAVAFVLGSLVFRRRVRGAYFAILSQALAAAMVILLIGQQGTTGGTNGLTDIQGFFGYNLDDPVNQRMVYFIIAGTLLALLALVRHLMQSRYGELLVAVRDSEERVRFLGYDPANVKLVAYVVAAGMAGLAGALFVPAVGIISPALIGIVPSIEFVIGVAIGGRATLLGPVLGAVAVAWARTALSERFPGTWTYLQGLLFVVVVAFLPGGLASLVGLARRRDGESRDGEPRAGVLARLRRGRKEAA from the coding sequence ATGACCACCGTCGCCAGAGATGCCGTCGCCGCCGTCGACCCGGCACCGCCGCCGGACAAACCCGCCGCCGGCCCGTCGCGGCACCGGTTCCGGGCCGTCGCCGGATTCGCCTTCGGCGCCGCCCTGCTGTTCGCCGTCGCCCCGCTGCTGCTGTCGGACTTCCGGCTGTCCCTGCTGGCCAAGTACCTCTGCGTGGCCATGGTCGCGGTCGGTATCGGCCTGGCCTGGGGACGTGGCGGCATGCTCGCCCTCGGCCAGGGCGTGTTCTTCGGTCTCGGTGGCTACGCGATGGCCATGCACCTCAAGCTCGCCGACGCGGGCCCGGGCAACATGCCCGACTTCATGATGCTGTACGGGCAGCTCGACGAGCTGCCACTGTGGTGGCGACCGTTCGCCAGCCCGTGGTTCGCCCTGCCCGCGACGGTGCTGCTGCCGATGGCGGTCGCCTTCGTGCTCGGCTCGCTGGTCTTCCGCCGCCGCGTCCGGGGCGCCTACTTCGCCATCCTCAGCCAGGCCCTCGCCGCCGCCATGGTGATCCTGCTGATCGGCCAGCAGGGCACCACCGGCGGCACCAACGGGCTCACCGACATCCAGGGCTTCTTCGGCTACAACCTGGACGACCCGGTCAACCAGCGGATGGTCTACTTCATCATCGCCGGCACCCTGCTGGCGTTGCTGGCCCTGGTCCGGCACCTGATGCAGAGCCGCTACGGCGAGCTGCTGGTGGCCGTCCGCGACTCCGAGGAGCGGGTCCGCTTCCTCGGGTACGACCCGGCCAACGTCAAGCTGGTCGCGTACGTGGTCGCCGCCGGCATGGCCGGGCTGGCCGGTGCGCTCTTCGTGCCGGCGGTCGGCATCATCTCGCCGGCACTGATCGGGATCGTGCCGTCCATCGAGTTCGTCATCGGCGTCGCCATCGGTGGCCGGGCGACGCTGCTCGGGCCGGTGCTCGGCGCGGTCGCGGTGGCCTGGGCGCGTACCGCCCTGTCGGAACGGTTCCCGGGCACCTGGACGTACCTGCAGGGCCTGCTGTTCGTGGTGGTGGTCGCCTTCCTGCCCGGCGGCCTGGCATCGCTGGTCGGCCTGGCCCGGCGCCGCGACGGTGAGTCGCGCGACGGCGAGCCACGGGCCGGTGTGCTCGCCCGACTGCGGCGAGGTAGGAAGGAGGCGGCGTGA
- the ureG gene encoding urease accessory protein UreG produces the protein MGIGGPVGSGKTALVAALCRAFAGELRLGVVTNDIYTTEDADFLKRAGVLDPARIRAVETGCCPHTAIRDDIGANLDAVDELAEALGPLDLVLVESGGDNLTATFSRGLADRQIFVVDVAGGDKVPRKGGPGVTAADLLVINKTDLAPMVGADLSVMDRDARARRGALPTVFQSITEDPLATRVAEWIRHELAHHRAAMATPLAVAAGQA, from the coding sequence GTGGGCATCGGCGGCCCGGTCGGCTCCGGAAAGACTGCCCTGGTCGCGGCGCTGTGCCGGGCCTTCGCCGGCGAACTGCGCCTGGGCGTGGTGACCAACGACATCTACACCACCGAGGACGCCGACTTCCTCAAGCGGGCCGGCGTGCTCGATCCGGCCCGGATCCGGGCGGTGGAGACCGGCTGCTGCCCGCACACGGCGATCCGCGACGACATCGGTGCCAACCTCGACGCGGTCGACGAACTGGCCGAGGCGCTGGGCCCGCTGGACCTGGTGCTGGTGGAGAGCGGCGGCGACAACCTGACCGCCACCTTCAGCCGGGGACTGGCGGACCGCCAGATCTTCGTGGTCGACGTGGCCGGCGGGGACAAGGTGCCCCGCAAGGGCGGCCCGGGGGTGACCGCCGCGGACCTGCTGGTCATCAACAAGACCGACCTGGCGCCGATGGTGGGCGCGGACCTGTCCGTGATGGACCGGGACGCGCGCGCCCGGCGGGGGGCCCTGCCCACGGTCTTCCAGTCCATCACCGAGGATCCACTGGCCACCCGGGTGGCCGAGTGGATCCGCCACGAACTGGCCCACCACCGGGCCGCGATGGCGACCCCGCTGGCAGTGGCCGCCGGGCAGGCCTGA
- the urtA gene encoding urea ABC transporter substrate-binding protein — protein sequence MTLFRGRRILAGAMTLVAAAALAACGSKTTDENTSAGVSADVSGDTVKVGLLNSLSGTMAISEVTVRDSIMLAIEEINSAGGVLDKKIEPVAEDGASDWPTFAEKAEKLIREDRVAAVFGCWTSASRKAVKPVFEKNKALLFYPVQYEGLEQSPYIFYTGATTNQQIVPGLDYLKAQGAKSLYLVGSDYVFPRTANKIIKAYAEANGMTVLGEDYAPLGSTEFGTITNKVKSSGADAVFNTLNGDSNVAFFKEYKSAGLTAASMPVVSVSIAEEEVKSIGTQYLEGQLTAWNYYQTTPGAANEKFVAAYKAKYGADKPTSDPMEAAYVSVYLWKAMVEKAGTFDVEKVREASDGITFEAPEGLVTVDGATQHIAKTARVGKVGADGLITEVWNSGQPITPDPYLKSYPWAGGLS from the coding sequence ATGACACTGTTCCGGGGCCGCCGCATCCTGGCGGGTGCCATGACCCTGGTCGCCGCGGCCGCTTTGGCCGCGTGCGGCAGCAAGACCACCGACGAGAACACCTCCGCGGGAGTGAGCGCCGACGTGTCCGGCGACACCGTCAAGGTGGGCCTGCTCAACTCCCTCTCCGGCACCATGGCCATCAGCGAGGTCACCGTCCGTGACTCGATCATGCTGGCGATCGAGGAGATCAACTCGGCGGGCGGCGTCCTCGACAAGAAGATCGAACCGGTCGCTGAGGACGGTGCCTCGGACTGGCCGACCTTCGCCGAGAAGGCCGAGAAGCTGATCCGCGAGGACCGTGTGGCCGCCGTCTTCGGCTGCTGGACCTCGGCCAGCCGCAAGGCCGTCAAGCCGGTGTTCGAGAAGAACAAGGCGCTGCTGTTCTATCCCGTGCAGTACGAGGGACTGGAGCAGTCGCCGTACATTTTCTACACCGGTGCCACGACGAACCAGCAGATCGTCCCCGGCCTTGACTACCTCAAGGCGCAGGGCGCCAAGTCGCTCTACCTCGTCGGCTCCGACTACGTCTTCCCGCGGACCGCGAACAAAATCATCAAGGCGTACGCCGAGGCGAACGGGATGACCGTGCTGGGGGAGGACTATGCCCCGCTGGGCTCCACCGAGTTCGGCACGATCACGAACAAGGTGAAGTCGTCCGGGGCGGACGCGGTCTTCAACACGCTCAACGGTGACAGCAACGTGGCGTTCTTCAAGGAGTACAAGTCCGCCGGGTTGACCGCCGCCAGCATGCCGGTGGTGTCGGTGTCGATCGCCGAGGAGGAGGTCAAGAGCATCGGCACCCAGTACCTCGAGGGACAGCTGACCGCCTGGAACTACTACCAGACCACGCCGGGGGCGGCGAACGAGAAGTTCGTCGCGGCGTACAAGGCGAAGTACGGGGCGGACAAGCCCACCAGCGACCCGATGGAGGCCGCGTACGTCTCGGTCTACCTGTGGAAGGCGATGGTCGAGAAGGCCGGCACCTTCGACGTGGAGAAGGTCCGGGAGGCCTCCGACGGCATCACCTTCGAGGCGCCGGAGGGTCTGGTCACGGTGGACGGTGCGACCCAGCACATCGCCAAGACGGCCCGCGTCGGCAAGGTCGGCGCGGACGGCCTGATCACCGAGGTCTGGAACTCCGGCCAGCCGATTACACCCGACCCGTACCTCAAGAGCTACCCGTGGGCCGGCGGCCTGAGCTGA
- a CDS encoding urease accessory protein UreF produces the protein MATAGMVAAAFAAAARRAAWSPGRAAALARLDVELDARTAAPAQRAVSRRQGRALLRAGRQIWPETTFDDLPAVPGGPHQPLVLGLVGAAAGIDPAQVATVAAHATVTGSASAAVRLLGLDPYQVQALLVRLAAACDATAARAVRAAEEPPERLPAATAPLADIHAEAHATWEVRLFAS, from the coding sequence TTGGCCACCGCCGGGATGGTCGCGGCGGCGTTCGCCGCGGCGGCCCGTCGGGCGGCCTGGTCACCCGGCCGGGCCGCCGCGCTGGCCCGGCTCGACGTCGAACTGGACGCCCGTACCGCCGCACCGGCCCAGCGGGCGGTCTCCCGCCGGCAGGGGCGCGCGCTGCTGCGGGCCGGCCGGCAGATCTGGCCGGAAACGACCTTCGACGACCTGCCTGCCGTGCCGGGTGGCCCGCACCAGCCGCTCGTGCTGGGGCTGGTCGGTGCGGCCGCGGGTATCGACCCGGCGCAGGTCGCCACGGTCGCCGCCCACGCGACGGTGACCGGTTCGGCCAGCGCCGCCGTACGCCTGCTCGGCCTCGACCCCTACCAGGTGCAGGCCCTGCTGGTGCGGCTCGCCGCCGCCTGCGACGCCACCGCGGCGCGGGCGGTCCGGGCCGCCGAGGAACCACCGGAGCGGCTGCCGGCCGCCACCGCGCCGCTCGCCGACATCCATGCCGAAGCTCACGCCACCTGGGAGGTGCGTCTCTTTGCGTCCTGA
- a CDS encoding urease subunit gamma — protein MYLTPHEQDRLLVHVAADVARRRRDRGLRLNYPEAVAVITAFLLEGARDGASVVDLMAAGRTVLNRDDVQDGIPELLREVQVEATFPDGTKLVTVHHPIP, from the coding sequence GTGTACCTCACCCCCCACGAGCAGGATCGCCTGCTCGTCCACGTGGCGGCCGACGTCGCCCGGCGCCGCCGCGACCGCGGCCTGCGCCTCAACTATCCGGAAGCCGTCGCGGTGATCACCGCCTTCCTCCTCGAAGGGGCGCGCGACGGGGCATCCGTGGTCGACCTGATGGCCGCCGGCCGCACCGTCCTCAACCGCGACGACGTGCAGGACGGCATCCCCGAGTTGCTGAGGGAGGTGCAGGTGGAGGCGACGTTCCCGGACGGCACCAAGCTGGTGACGGTGCACCACCCGATCCCGTGA
- the urtB gene encoding urea ABC transporter permease subunit UrtB codes for MTVLIGQLFTGVSIGAVLLLIALGLALTFGQMGVINMAHGEFIMAGAYTTYVLQQVITAAGWSLLIALPVAFVVAGAMGVLLEILLIRRLYARPLDTLLVTWGVSLILQQLARDVFGSPNVQTRAPDLLTGNIALPGGITVANNRLFILALAAGAVVALTVALRVTPLGRRIRAVVQNRDLAAVSGIPTARVDRMTFFIGSGLAGIAGVALTLLGPIGPTMGTNLIIDAFLVVVVGGIGQLKGTVIVAFALGVLQASGEYLTTLSVAKVMVFIAIVAFLQWRPQGMFTLRTRSLA; via the coding sequence GTGACAGTTCTCATCGGCCAACTCTTCACCGGCGTCAGCATCGGCGCGGTGCTGCTGCTGATCGCGCTCGGCCTGGCTCTCACCTTCGGCCAGATGGGTGTGATCAACATGGCGCACGGCGAGTTCATCATGGCCGGCGCCTACACGACCTACGTCCTGCAGCAGGTCATCACCGCGGCCGGCTGGTCGCTGCTGATCGCCCTGCCGGTCGCCTTCGTGGTGGCCGGCGCGATGGGCGTACTGCTGGAGATCCTGCTGATCCGCCGCCTCTACGCCCGGCCGCTGGACACGCTGCTGGTCACCTGGGGGGTGTCGCTGATCCTGCAACAGCTGGCCCGGGACGTCTTCGGCAGCCCCAACGTGCAGACCCGCGCCCCGGACCTGCTCACCGGCAACATCGCGCTGCCCGGTGGGATCACCGTGGCCAACAACCGGCTGTTCATCCTCGCCCTGGCCGCCGGCGCGGTCGTCGCGCTGACCGTCGCCCTGCGGGTCACTCCGCTGGGGCGCCGGATCCGGGCCGTCGTACAGAACCGGGACCTGGCGGCCGTCTCCGGCATCCCCACCGCCCGGGTCGACCGGATGACCTTCTTCATCGGCTCCGGTCTGGCCGGCATCGCCGGGGTCGCCCTCACCCTGCTCGGCCCGATCGGACCCACCATGGGCACCAACCTGATCATCGACGCCTTCCTGGTCGTCGTGGTCGGCGGGATCGGTCAGCTCAAGGGCACCGTGATCGTCGCCTTCGCCCTGGGCGTGCTCCAGGCGTCCGGCGAGTACCTCACCACCCTCAGCGTCGCCAAGGTGATGGTCTTCATCGCCATCGTCGCGTTCCTCCAATGGCGACCCCAGGGCATGTTCACCCTGCGAACCCGGAGTTTGGCATGA
- a CDS encoding serine hydrolase yields MAKHVSRRAAIGIGAAAAALVTAPRSAAASNEPATRAAGPDGTDPGTVGPGAGRGPELIRRTYQRQKARAGGVWRSHVAVLDAAGVLRTVVADDADRVTHGYSVQKLAVAVAVMDKIDRGELRLDQRLDLTADIILGGSGIYFLQTVWGDEVTVANFLTAMLLVSDNTAVRMCGRVVPALEINEILAAKGFPHTRVEPVANPNRFFLGVTTPRETHDLLWGLATKTLLSARSSDFLLGVLRWINGYHDGIRREMSSAERSRVATKYGADFDTSGAARHEAGIMFDATGAPTLTYAFFADSLGDLDNYGGTHPAVRAHAVLGRVMLDVVEPVTNRAARARHTVRPFSPVDGG; encoded by the coding sequence ATGGCCAAGCATGTCAGTCGTCGAGCCGCGATCGGGATCGGCGCGGCAGCGGCGGCGCTGGTGACGGCGCCCCGCAGCGCCGCCGCGTCGAACGAGCCGGCAACCCGCGCGGCCGGGCCCGATGGCACCGACCCGGGCACCGTCGGGCCCGGCGCCGGGCGAGGTCCGGAGCTGATCCGGCGTACGTACCAGCGGCAGAAGGCCCGAGCCGGCGGGGTGTGGCGCTCGCACGTCGCGGTGCTCGACGCCGCCGGTGTGTTGCGGACCGTGGTGGCCGACGACGCCGATCGGGTGACGCACGGGTACAGCGTGCAGAAGCTCGCGGTCGCGGTGGCCGTCATGGACAAGATCGACCGGGGTGAGCTGCGGCTCGACCAGCGGCTCGATCTGACCGCCGACATCATCCTCGGCGGCAGCGGAATCTACTTCCTGCAGACTGTCTGGGGCGACGAGGTCACGGTGGCGAACTTCCTCACCGCGATGCTGCTCGTCTCCGACAACACGGCCGTGCGGATGTGCGGCCGGGTAGTGCCGGCGCTGGAGATCAACGAGATCCTCGCGGCCAAGGGTTTCCCCCATACCCGGGTGGAGCCGGTGGCCAACCCGAACCGGTTCTTCCTCGGCGTGACGACGCCGCGCGAGACGCACGACCTGCTGTGGGGACTGGCCACCAAGACCCTGCTGTCGGCCAGATCGAGCGACTTCCTGCTCGGCGTCCTGCGCTGGATCAACGGCTACCACGACGGCATCCGTCGCGAGATGTCCTCGGCCGAGCGCAGCCGGGTCGCCACCAAGTACGGCGCCGACTTCGACACGTCGGGCGCGGCCCGGCACGAGGCGGGCATCATGTTCGACGCGACCGGCGCACCCACCCTGACGTACGCGTTCTTCGCCGACTCGCTCGGCGACCTGGACAACTACGGCGGTACCCACCCGGCGGTGCGGGCGCACGCCGTCCTCGGCCGGGTCATGCTCGACGTTGTCGAACCGGTTACCAACCGGGCCGCGCGGGCGCGACACACCGTCCGGCCGTTCAGCCCGGTCGACGGCGGCTGA
- a CDS encoding urease subunit alpha: MTHRVDRERYVALYGPTTGDRIRLADTNLLIEVEHDHCAGGDEAVFGGGKVIRESMGQSRATRAEGALDTVITGAVVLDHWGVIKADVGLRDGRIVALGRAGNPDTMDGVHPDLVIGPATEVIAGNGRILTAGAVDTHVHLICPQLVSEALASGVTTLVGGGTGPAEGTRATTVTPNAWHLARMHEALDTFPVNVLLLGKGNTVSAEALWEQLRAGAGGFKLHEDWGTTPAAIDACLRVADASGVQVSIHTDTLNEAGFVADTLRAIGGRAIHSYHTEGAGGGHAPDIITVAGEPNVLPSSTNPTRPYTRNTLAEHLDMLMVCHHLNPSVPEDLAFAESRIRPSTMAAEDLLHDLGAISIIGSDSQAMGRIGEVVLRTWQSAHVMKARVGALPGDGAADNHRARRYVAKYTICAAMANGLDHEVGSVEPGKLADLVLWEPAFFGVRPHLVIKGGMIAYAQLGDANASIPTPQPMLPRPMFGAYGVAAAATSLAFVAPAAIDAGLRLDVRRRVVPVADVRSRGKADLPENGALPHIEVDPDTFTVRIDGVVVEPDPVTELPMAQRYFLF, translated from the coding sequence ATGACCCATCGAGTGGACCGGGAGCGTTACGTCGCCCTGTACGGGCCGACCACCGGCGACCGGATCCGGCTGGCCGACACGAATCTGCTCATCGAGGTCGAACACGACCACTGTGCCGGCGGCGACGAGGCGGTGTTCGGCGGCGGCAAGGTGATCCGCGAGTCGATGGGCCAGTCCCGGGCCACCCGGGCCGAGGGGGCGCTGGACACGGTCATCACCGGGGCGGTCGTCCTGGACCACTGGGGAGTGATCAAGGCCGACGTGGGGCTGCGCGACGGCCGGATCGTCGCGCTGGGTCGGGCCGGCAACCCGGACACCATGGACGGTGTCCACCCGGATCTGGTCATCGGCCCGGCCACCGAGGTGATCGCCGGCAACGGCCGGATCCTCACCGCCGGTGCGGTCGACACCCACGTGCACCTCATCTGCCCACAACTGGTCAGCGAGGCGCTGGCGAGCGGGGTCACCACCCTGGTCGGTGGCGGCACCGGGCCGGCCGAGGGGACCCGGGCCACCACGGTCACCCCGAACGCCTGGCACCTGGCCCGGATGCACGAGGCGCTCGACACGTTCCCGGTCAACGTGCTGCTGCTCGGCAAGGGCAACACGGTGTCGGCGGAGGCGCTGTGGGAGCAACTGCGCGCCGGGGCCGGCGGGTTCAAGCTGCACGAGGACTGGGGCACCACGCCGGCGGCGATCGACGCCTGCCTGCGGGTGGCCGACGCCTCCGGCGTGCAGGTCTCCATCCACACCGACACGCTCAACGAGGCCGGTTTCGTCGCCGACACGCTGCGCGCGATCGGCGGTCGGGCCATCCACTCGTACCACACCGAGGGGGCCGGCGGCGGCCACGCGCCGGACATCATCACCGTCGCCGGTGAGCCGAACGTGTTGCCCTCGTCGACCAACCCGACCCGCCCGTACACCCGCAACACGCTGGCCGAGCACCTCGACATGCTGATGGTCTGCCATCATCTCAACCCGTCGGTGCCGGAGGACCTGGCCTTCGCGGAGAGCCGGATCAGGCCGTCCACCATGGCCGCCGAGGACCTGCTGCACGACCTCGGGGCGATCTCCATCATCGGCTCCGACTCGCAGGCGATGGGCCGCATCGGTGAGGTGGTGCTGCGCACCTGGCAGAGCGCGCACGTGATGAAGGCCCGGGTGGGCGCGCTGCCCGGCGACGGCGCGGCGGACAACCACCGGGCCCGGCGGTACGTCGCGAAGTACACCATCTGTGCCGCGATGGCCAACGGTCTGGATCACGAGGTCGGGTCGGTGGAGCCGGGCAAGCTCGCCGACCTGGTGCTGTGGGAGCCGGCCTTCTTCGGCGTCCGCCCGCACCTGGTGATCAAGGGCGGCATGATCGCGTACGCGCAGCTGGGTGACGCGAACGCCTCCATCCCCACCCCGCAGCCGATGTTGCCACGGCCGATGTTCGGCGCGTACGGCGTCGCGGCGGCGGCCACCAGTCTGGCGTTCGTCGCACCGGCCGCGATCGACGCCGGGCTGCGCCTCGACGTGCGGCGGCGGGTGGTGCCGGTGGCCGACGTGCGGTCGCGGGGCAAGGCCGACCTGCCGGAGAACGGGGCGCTGCCGCACATCGAGGTCGACCCGGACACCTTCACCGTGCGGATCGACGGCGTGGTGGTGGAGCCGGATCCGGTGACCGAACTGCCGATGGCGCAACGGTACTTCCTGTTCTGA
- a CDS encoding substrate-binding domain-containing protein: MSASAPGSGRPQAGESISAGASWLTVDRGVVSIALVYPMRGPAGMFGPSCELCAQLAVEELNRGGGVLGRELRLVPVDGGAPPAEVAAEVEALVSVGAVQGVTGWHISSVRQAVAPRIAHRVPYVYTALYEGGERTEGVFLTSETPDAQLWPAMRVLAAEEGVQRWFVVGNDYVWPRRTSRAAYRYALSSGGRVVGQHFLPLETHDYAEVLRRIERSDADGVLMLLVGADAVRFNRAFARSGLDQRCLRLSTLMDENMLLASGPANTRRLFSTAGFFAGLVTQENLDFHGTFARRFGVETPPLGSLGESCYEGVMLLAALIAKAGTLDVRAVEASADVVSYDGPRGELRLRGRHVRQRIYLAEADGLDFTVLAEL, from the coding sequence ATGTCCGCGTCGGCACCGGGGTCCGGGCGCCCGCAGGCGGGAGAGAGCATCTCCGCCGGGGCGTCCTGGCTGACCGTCGACCGGGGCGTGGTGAGTATCGCGCTGGTGTATCCGATGCGCGGCCCGGCCGGGATGTTCGGCCCGAGCTGCGAACTCTGCGCCCAGCTGGCGGTGGAGGAACTCAACCGGGGCGGCGGGGTGCTCGGCCGGGAGCTGCGGCTGGTGCCGGTCGACGGCGGCGCGCCGCCGGCCGAGGTCGCCGCCGAGGTGGAGGCGCTGGTGTCGGTGGGCGCGGTGCAGGGGGTCACCGGCTGGCACATCTCCTCGGTGCGACAGGCGGTGGCGCCGCGCATCGCGCACCGCGTGCCGTACGTCTACACCGCCCTGTACGAGGGCGGTGAGCGTACCGAGGGTGTCTTCCTGACCAGCGAGACGCCGGATGCCCAGCTGTGGCCGGCGATGCGGGTGCTCGCCGCCGAGGAGGGAGTGCAGCGCTGGTTCGTGGTGGGCAACGACTACGTCTGGCCGCGCCGGACGAGCCGTGCCGCCTACCGGTACGCGCTGAGCAGCGGCGGCCGGGTGGTCGGGCAGCACTTCCTGCCGTTGGAGACGCACGACTACGCCGAGGTGCTGCGCCGGATCGAACGCAGTGACGCCGACGGGGTGTTGATGCTGCTGGTCGGTGCGGACGCGGTGCGGTTCAACCGGGCCTTCGCGCGGTCCGGCCTGGATCAGCGCTGCCTGCGACTGAGCACCCTGATGGACGAGAACATGTTGCTGGCCAGCGGTCCGGCGAACACCCGCCGACTGTTCAGCACGGCGGGCTTCTTCGCCGGGCTGGTCACCCAGGAGAATCTGGACTTCCACGGCACGTTCGCCCGCCGCTTCGGGGTGGAGACGCCGCCGCTGGGCAGTCTGGGGGAGTCCTGTTACGAGGGCGTGATGCTGCTCGCCGCCCTGATCGCCAAGGCCGGCACGCTGGACGTGCGGGCCGTGGAGGCCTCGGCCGACGTGGTGTCGTACGACGGACCGCGCGGCGAGTTGCGGCTGCGTGGCCGGCACGTCCGCCAGCGCATCTACCTCGCCGAGGCCGACGGCCTGGACTTCACCGTCCTTGCCGAGCTGTGA
- a CDS encoding urease accessory protein UreD — protein MRASARLVALADRHGRTTLPELRGESPLLLRQVPAAGGGVTVYVVGGAAGPLAGDDLRLDVEVGPGAVVRVQTVAASIALPGRPGAVSRMLVRATVAAGGALRWMPEQLVAATGCAHVADSRVDVAEGGTLHWRDELICGRHGEQPGNVEVNTWVDLAGRPLLRQSLAVGPDAPGWAGPAVLDGAPATGSLLVIDPTRPGEPPSVRQTVARLPLAGGPATLWTATAPDAHTLRAHLEPDGGEAPAAPDEIATSAEGQASTPDFSLR, from the coding sequence ATGCGGGCCAGCGCCCGGCTGGTGGCCCTCGCCGACCGGCACGGCCGCACCACCCTGCCCGAGTTGCGCGGTGAGAGTCCGCTGCTGCTGCGCCAGGTTCCGGCCGCAGGCGGTGGCGTCACGGTGTACGTCGTCGGCGGCGCGGCCGGTCCGCTCGCCGGCGACGACCTGCGGCTGGACGTCGAGGTGGGGCCCGGTGCGGTGGTCCGCGTCCAGACGGTGGCCGCCTCGATCGCCCTGCCGGGCCGTCCCGGCGCGGTGTCCCGGATGCTGGTCCGGGCGACCGTCGCGGCCGGTGGCGCGCTGCGCTGGATGCCGGAGCAACTGGTCGCGGCGACCGGCTGCGCGCATGTCGCCGACTCCCGGGTGGATGTGGCCGAGGGCGGCACCCTGCACTGGCGGGACGAGCTGATCTGCGGCCGGCATGGCGAGCAGCCCGGCAACGTCGAGGTCAACACCTGGGTCGACCTGGCCGGCCGGCCCCTGTTGCGACAATCCCTCGCGGTCGGGCCGGACGCCCCGGGCTGGGCCGGCCCGGCGGTGCTCGACGGCGCACCGGCCACCGGCTCGCTGCTGGTGATCGACCCGACCCGGCCCGGCGAACCGCCCTCGGTGCGGCAGACCGTGGCCCGACTGCCGTTGGCCGGCGGCCCCGCGACCCTGTGGACCGCCACCGCACCGGACGCGCACACCCTGCGCGCACACCTCGAACCGGACGGCGGGGAGGCTCCGGCGGCGCCGGACGAGATCGCGACTTCGGCCGAGGGACAGGCGTCCACTCCGGACTTCTCGCTTCGTTGA
- a CDS encoding urease subunit beta: MIPGEILPAAGPVEINAGRPVTVLLVVNTGDRPVQIGSHYHFAEANPALDFDRDAAWGQRLAVPAGTSVRFEPGVSRPVDLVPLGGARVVPGLRGECGGSLDERRQA, from the coding sequence GTGATCCCCGGTGAGATCCTGCCGGCCGCCGGGCCGGTGGAGATCAACGCTGGCCGTCCGGTCACCGTGCTGCTGGTGGTCAACACCGGCGACCGGCCGGTGCAGATCGGTTCGCACTACCACTTCGCCGAGGCCAACCCGGCGCTGGACTTCGACCGGGACGCCGCCTGGGGGCAGCGCCTCGCCGTGCCGGCCGGCACGTCGGTGCGTTTCGAACCGGGGGTGAGCCGCCCGGTCGACCTGGTGCCGCTGGGCGGTGCGCGGGTCGTGCCCGGCCTGCGCGGCGAGTGCGGCGGATCGCTGGACGAAAGGCGGCAGGCATGA
- a CDS encoding MarR family winged helix-turn-helix transcriptional regulator: MSDLPGSAADLLPLLTRAERLLSRRVGGVLAAESLTIEAWRVLCLLADGRGHPMSEVAAEASLPPGTLTKLVDHLVDRNLVFRRVDPVDRRRIRAYLTARGRREHERLAAQIQTDLAGSSAPEDADLAGLLDALIGRLDPQDRPRAEPGPGLTTARA, from the coding sequence ATGTCAGACCTTCCCGGTTCCGCAGCCGACCTGCTGCCCCTGCTCACCCGCGCCGAACGGCTGCTCTCGCGCCGGGTCGGCGGGGTGCTCGCCGCCGAGTCGCTCACCATCGAGGCGTGGCGGGTGCTCTGCCTGCTCGCCGACGGCCGGGGCCACCCGATGAGCGAGGTCGCCGCCGAGGCGTCCCTGCCGCCGGGCACCCTGACCAAGCTGGTCGACCACCTCGTCGACCGTAACCTCGTCTTCCGCCGGGTCGACCCCGTCGACCGCCGCCGCATCCGGGCCTACCTGACCGCCCGGGGCCGGCGCGAGCACGAGCGCCTCGCCGCGCAGATCCAGACCGACCTGGCCGGTTCGAGCGCACCGGAGGACGCCGACCTGGCCGGGCTGCTCGACGCCCTGATCGGACGGTTGGACCCGCAGGACCGCCCGCGTGCCGAGCCCGGCCCGGGCCTGACCACCGCCCGCGCCTGA